In Magnetospirillum sp. XM-1, a single window of DNA contains:
- a CDS encoding DUF4170 domain-containing protein, which yields MAKTYYVVGGEYADTSFTVIAPGHTEERFGPFEEQEAHICWRALTGKSVDNAMVRYFIRSTEDSAADQWYVLGGEYADTTFQEVTEGRTLEVHGPFTRKEALDKWRELTGKSVDSCLTRYDLFTGEELKRRNVKV from the coding sequence ATGGCCAAGACCTATTACGTCGTCGGCGGCGAATATGCCGACACTTCCTTTACCGTCATCGCCCCCGGCCACACCGAGGAGCGCTTCGGCCCCTTCGAGGAGCAGGAGGCCCATATCTGCTGGCGGGCGCTGACCGGCAAGTCGGTGGACAACGCCATGGTCCGCTACTTCATCCGCAGCACCGAGGACAGCGCCGCCGACCAGTGGTACGTGCTGGGCGGCGAATACGCCGACACCACCTTCCAGGAGGTGACCGAAGGCCGCACCCTTGAGGTCCACGGTCCGTTCACGCGCAAGGAAGCGCTGGACAAGTGGCGCGAGCTGACCGGCAAGTCGGTGGATTCCTGCCTCACCCGCTATGACCTGTTCACCGGCGAAGAACTGAAGCGCCGCAACGTCAAGGTCTGA
- the ppk2 gene encoding polyphosphate kinase 2 has translation MADDGNDIKAESVTVAVAATEPAAHPARPARKKPAAAKPLSPAAQARHDLAEMRHDPEAVRHAFETGEYPYKSRLGRAEYETKKAALQAELLKVQLWARDTGQKFVLLFEGRDAAGKGGTIKRFMEHLNPRAARVVALEKPSEVERGQWFFQRYIQHLPTSGEMVFFDRSWYNRAGVERVMGFCTPAEYLEFMRQTPEVERMLVRSGIKLYKYWFSVTQDEQLRRFKSRERDPLKQWKLSPIDKASLGKWADYTEAKEAMFFYTDTADAPWTIVKSDDKKRARLNCMLHFLNSLDYPGKDHSLVHLPDPLIVGKGAHVVHKSEHILGASLAP, from the coding sequence ATGGCCGACGATGGGAACGATATCAAAGCCGAGAGCGTAACGGTCGCGGTCGCCGCCACGGAGCCCGCCGCACACCCGGCCCGCCCGGCCCGCAAGAAGCCGGCGGCGGCCAAGCCGCTCAGCCCGGCCGCCCAGGCCAGGCATGATCTGGCGGAAATGCGCCACGATCCCGAAGCGGTACGCCACGCCTTCGAGACCGGCGAATATCCCTACAAGAGCCGCCTGGGCCGCGCCGAATACGAGACCAAGAAGGCTGCGCTCCAGGCCGAACTGCTGAAGGTCCAGCTTTGGGCCCGCGACACCGGGCAGAAATTCGTTCTGCTGTTCGAAGGCCGCGACGCCGCCGGCAAGGGCGGCACCATCAAGCGCTTCATGGAGCACCTGAACCCGCGCGCCGCCCGGGTGGTCGCGCTGGAAAAGCCCAGCGAGGTCGAGCGCGGCCAGTGGTTCTTCCAGCGCTATATCCAGCACCTGCCCACCTCGGGCGAAATGGTGTTCTTCGACCGCTCCTGGTACAACCGGGCCGGCGTCGAGCGGGTGATGGGCTTTTGCACCCCGGCCGAATACCTGGAATTCATGCGCCAGACGCCCGAGGTGGAGCGCATGCTGGTCCGTTCCGGCATCAAGCTCTACAAGTACTGGTTCTCGGTGACCCAGGACGAGCAGCTGCGCCGCTTCAAGTCCCGCGAACGCGACCCCTTGAAGCAGTGGAAGCTGTCGCCCATCGACAAGGCGTCGCTGGGCAAGTGGGCGGACTACACCGAGGCCAAGGAGGCGATGTTCTTCTACACCGACACCGCCGACGCGCCGTGGACCATCGTCAAGTCCGACGACAAGAAGCGGGCGCGGCTCAACTGCATGCTCCACTTCCTGAATTCGCTCGACTATCCCGGCAAGGACCACAGCCTGGTCCACCTGCCCGACCCGCTGATCGTCGGCAAGGGTGCCCACGTGGTCCACAAGAGCGAGCATATCCTGGGAGCGTCGCTCGCCCCGTGA
- the mfd gene encoding transcription-repair coupling factor — MKNLDKLIAGPGRRKVAGAPEGRDALLLAELAASPEATGGILHVARDEGRMARVAEALSFFAPDLCVLEFPAWDCVPYDRVSPNVDVVARRIDTLARLADGVQGAFVVLTTVPALAQRVPPREALAQATLDARKGSRLSMDRLTAFLSKNGYVRADTVMEPGEYAVRGGIIDLFPPGSAEPLRLDFFGDEIDSVRAFDPMSQRTTGTVEGFVCRPVAELGLDEASIARFRAAYREMFGVVQGADPLYEAISEGIKFNGMEHWLPLFHDGLDTLFAYVPDAAVVLDHQSDEALSARHALVLEYFDARAGLAGSGLSESGMVYHPIPPERLYLERAEWDRLLGMRPVLHLSPFDPVDEAEAEADAGGRLGRDFADQRARPGINVYDCVREHAEEQAKAGRRLVIAAWTQGSRDRLAGVLKDHGIKGIEAVDSWAEAQGLDKGKVAAAVLGLDHGFTTATLAVVTEQDILGDRLARPARKKKKGAQFIAEASALAEGDLVVHVEHGIGRYDGLVAVEVSGAPHDCLRVIYDGGDKLFVPVENIDVLTRFGSEQAGVSLDKLGGTAWQARKAKLKKRIRDIADQLIGIAAQRKMRQGEALTPAEGLYDEFCARFPFAETDDQLRAIEDSIADLASGKPMDRLICGDVGFGKTEVALRVAFVAALQGLQVAVVVPTTLLARQHYRTFKERFAGLPVRVEHLSRLVTAKKASEVKAGVTDGSVDIVVGTHALLAKGIGFKRLGLLIIDEEQHFGVAHKERLKQLKSDVHVLTLTATPIPRTLQMALSGVKEMSVIATPPVDRLAVRTFVLPYDPVVLREAILRERYRGGQVFYVCPRLADIDRVAERLAKLVPEVKTAVAHGRLAPADLEEVMVAFGDKQYDVLLSTNIIESGIDMPSVNTLIIHRADMFGLGQLYQLRGRVGRSKTRGYAYFTLPNDKVLSKAAEKRLQVMQALDTLGAGFQLASHDLDIRGAGNLLGEEQSGHIREVGIELYQQLLEEAVAAAKGGQGGEAAEEWSPQIAVGTPVLIPETYVADLSVRLSLYRRIGSLADQAEIEALAAELIDRFGKLPPEVENLLEVVAIKALCKLAGIDKVDSGPKGAVVSLRGNVFANPGALVQFISRSAGTCKIRPDHKIVFLRAWEDPKDRIVGLRKVIGKLAELASA; from the coding sequence TTGAAAAACCTGGATAAACTTATCGCCGGGCCCGGCCGCCGCAAGGTCGCCGGCGCGCCGGAAGGGCGCGACGCCCTGCTGCTGGCCGAATTGGCGGCGTCGCCTGAGGCGACCGGCGGAATCCTGCACGTGGCCCGCGACGAAGGCCGCATGGCCCGGGTGGCCGAGGCGTTGTCCTTCTTCGCCCCCGATCTTTGCGTCCTGGAATTTCCCGCCTGGGATTGCGTGCCCTATGACCGGGTCTCGCCCAACGTGGACGTGGTGGCGCGGCGCATCGACACCCTGGCCCGGCTCGCCGACGGGGTGCAGGGCGCCTTCGTGGTGCTGACCACCGTTCCCGCCCTGGCCCAAAGGGTGCCGCCCCGGGAAGCCCTGGCCCAGGCGACGCTCGACGCCCGCAAGGGCTCGCGGCTGTCCATGGACAGGCTGACGGCCTTTCTGTCGAAGAACGGCTATGTGCGCGCCGACACGGTGATGGAGCCCGGCGAATACGCGGTGCGGGGCGGCATCATCGACCTGTTCCCGCCGGGTTCGGCCGAGCCCTTGCGCCTCGACTTCTTCGGCGACGAGATCGATTCGGTGCGCGCTTTCGATCCCATGAGCCAGCGCACCACCGGAACCGTGGAGGGCTTCGTCTGCCGCCCGGTGGCCGAATTGGGCCTGGACGAGGCCTCCATCGCCCGCTTCCGCGCCGCCTACCGCGAGATGTTCGGGGTGGTGCAAGGCGCCGACCCGCTGTACGAGGCCATTTCCGAGGGCATCAAGTTCAACGGCATGGAGCATTGGCTGCCGCTGTTCCATGACGGACTCGATACGCTGTTCGCCTATGTGCCGGATGCGGCGGTGGTTCTCGACCACCAGTCGGACGAGGCGCTTTCCGCCCGTCACGCCCTGGTGCTGGAATATTTCGACGCCCGCGCCGGGCTGGCGGGATCGGGCCTGAGCGAATCGGGCATGGTCTATCACCCCATCCCGCCCGAGCGGCTTTATCTCGAGCGCGCCGAATGGGACCGGCTGTTGGGCATGCGTCCCGTTCTCCACCTGTCGCCCTTCGACCCGGTGGACGAGGCCGAGGCCGAGGCCGATGCCGGCGGGCGGCTGGGCCGCGACTTCGCAGATCAGCGGGCCCGGCCGGGAATCAACGTCTACGACTGCGTGCGCGAACACGCCGAGGAGCAGGCCAAGGCCGGCCGCCGGCTGGTGATCGCCGCCTGGACCCAGGGCTCGCGCGATCGCCTCGCCGGGGTTCTGAAGGACCACGGCATCAAGGGCATCGAGGCGGTGGACAGCTGGGCCGAGGCTCAAGGGCTGGACAAGGGGAAGGTGGCGGCGGCCGTTCTCGGCCTCGACCACGGCTTTACCACTGCGACCCTTGCCGTGGTCACCGAGCAGGACATCCTGGGCGACCGTCTGGCCCGGCCCGCCCGCAAGAAGAAGAAGGGCGCCCAGTTCATCGCCGAGGCCTCGGCCCTGGCCGAAGGCGATCTGGTGGTGCATGTGGAGCACGGCATCGGCCGCTATGATGGGCTGGTGGCCGTCGAGGTGTCGGGTGCCCCCCACGATTGCCTGCGGGTGATCTACGACGGCGGCGACAAGCTGTTCGTGCCGGTGGAAAACATCGACGTCCTGACCCGCTTCGGCTCGGAGCAGGCGGGCGTGTCGCTGGACAAGCTGGGTGGCACGGCGTGGCAGGCCAGGAAGGCCAAGCTCAAGAAGCGCATCCGCGACATCGCCGACCAGCTGATCGGCATCGCCGCCCAGCGCAAGATGCGCCAGGGCGAGGCGCTGACCCCGGCCGAGGGGCTGTACGACGAGTTCTGCGCCCGCTTCCCCTTCGCCGAGACCGACGACCAGCTGCGCGCCATCGAGGATTCCATCGCTGATCTGGCGAGCGGAAAGCCCATGGACCGCCTGATCTGCGGCGACGTGGGCTTCGGCAAGACCGAGGTGGCCTTGCGCGTCGCCTTCGTGGCGGCGTTGCAGGGGTTGCAGGTTGCCGTGGTGGTGCCCACCACGCTGCTGGCCCGCCAGCATTACCGCACCTTCAAGGAGCGCTTCGCCGGCCTGCCGGTGCGCGTCGAGCATCTGTCCCGGCTGGTGACCGCCAAGAAGGCGTCCGAGGTCAAGGCCGGCGTGACCGACGGCTCGGTGGACATCGTGGTCGGCACCCATGCGCTGCTGGCCAAGGGCATCGGCTTCAAGCGCCTGGGGCTTCTCATCATCGACGAGGAGCAGCATTTCGGCGTCGCCCACAAGGAGCGGCTGAAGCAGCTGAAATCCGACGTCCATGTGCTGACGCTCACCGCCACGCCCATTCCCCGCACGCTGCAGATGGCGCTGTCGGGGGTGAAGGAGATGAGCGTCATCGCCACCCCGCCGGTGGATCGCCTGGCGGTGCGCACCTTCGTGCTGCCCTACGATCCCGTCGTGCTGCGCGAAGCCATCCTGCGCGAGCGGTACCGGGGCGGGCAGGTGTTCTATGTCTGCCCGCGCCTAGCCGATATCGACCGGGTGGCCGAACGCCTGGCCAAACTGGTGCCCGAGGTCAAGACCGCCGTGGCCCATGGCCGGCTGGCCCCCGCCGACCTGGAAGAGGTGATGGTGGCCTTCGGCGACAAGCAGTACGACGTGCTGCTGTCCACCAACATCATCGAATCCGGCATCGACATGCCAAGCGTGAATACGCTGATCATCCACCGGGCCGACATGTTCGGCCTGGGCCAGCTTTACCAGCTGCGCGGCCGGGTGGGCCGCTCCAAGACCCGCGGCTACGCCTACTTTACGCTCCCCAACGACAAGGTGCTGTCCAAGGCGGCGGAAAAGCGCCTGCAGGTCATGCAGGCGCTCGACACATTGGGGGCCGGCTTCCAATTGGCCAGCCATGACCTCGACATAAGGGGCGCCGGCAACCTGCTGGGCGAGGAGCAATCGGGCCATATCCGCGAGGTGGGCATCGAGCTTTACCAGCAATTGCTGGAAGAGGCCGTGGCCGCCGCCAAGGGCGGGCAGGGCGGCGAGGCGGCCGAGGAATGGTCGCCGCAGATCGCCGTCGGCACCCCGGTGCTGATCCCCGAGACCTATGTGGCCGATCTGTCGGTGCGCCTGTCGCTGTATCGCCGCATCGGCTCGCTTGCCGACCAGGCGGAGATCGAGGCCCTGGCCGCCGAGCTGATCGACCGCTTCGGTAAGCTGCCTCCGGAAGTGGAGAACCTGCTGGAAGTGGTCGCCATCAAGGCCTTGTGCAAGCTGGCCGGCATCGACAAGGTGGATTCCGGGCCCAAGGGCGCCGTGGTTTCCTTGCGCGGCAACGTCTTCGCCAATCCGGGCGCCCTGGTGCAGTTCATCTCGCGCTCGGCGGGAACCTGCAAGATCCGTCCCGACCACAAGATCGTCTTCCTGCGCGCCTGGGAGGATCCCAAGGACCGGATTGTCGGCCTGCGCAAGGTGATCGGCAAATTGGCGGAATTGGCTTCCGCCTGA
- a CDS encoding pseudouridine synthase, which translates to MRLIRLIANLGYGSQRDVKAMIKAGRITLADGTPLDEGAKVAHEDIRVDGEPLDPPAGIVLMLNKPEDYTCSTSDPGRIVYELLPERFMHRNPIVAPVGRLDRDSTGLLLLTDDGPLAHRISSPKRHVPKTYEVTLARPLSGEEGDVFASGTLMLRSETTPLAPAELVATGPQTARITITEGRYHQVKRMFAAVGNHVERLHRAAIGGLALGDLPEGQWRLLTPGEIAQVLGS; encoded by the coding sequence ATGAGACTGATACGGTTGATCGCCAATCTCGGCTACGGCAGTCAGCGCGACGTCAAGGCTATGATCAAGGCCGGGCGTATCACCCTGGCCGACGGCACCCCCCTGGACGAGGGCGCCAAGGTCGCGCACGAGGATATCCGGGTGGACGGCGAGCCCCTGGACCCGCCGGCCGGGATCGTCCTGATGCTCAACAAGCCCGAGGATTACACCTGCTCGACCTCGGATCCCGGGCGCATCGTCTATGAATTGCTGCCCGAGCGCTTCATGCATCGCAACCCCATCGTCGCGCCGGTGGGACGCCTCGACCGCGACAGCACCGGCCTGCTGCTGCTGACCGACGACGGCCCGCTGGCGCACCGTATCAGTTCGCCCAAGCGCCACGTGCCCAAGACCTACGAGGTCACCCTGGCCCGACCGCTGTCGGGCGAGGAGGGCGACGTGTTCGCCTCCGGCACCTTGATGCTGCGCTCCGAGACCACGCCGCTGGCCCCGGCCGAACTGGTGGCGACCGGCCCCCAGACGGCCCGCATCACCATCACCGAGGGCCGCTACCATCAGGTCAAGCGTATGTTCGCGGCAGTCGGCAACCATGTGGAGCGCCTGCACCGCGCCGCCATCGGCGGCCTCGCCCTGGGCGACCTGCCCGAGGGGCAGTGGCGGTTGCTTACTCCGGGCGAGATCGCCCAGGTGCTTGGGTCGTAA
- a CDS encoding class I SAM-dependent methyltransferase, producing MTDSKIIDALVLPFERDLLDLPERAFLMRAEPHEALAGEWRRRLVCEQGFKPAFDRLVQAGFQTVARLEGRFPAGLVLLTKHKAENRANIARAWDLLEPGGVLVCCGANALGAASHEREAEKVFGLAGSLSKHQARTFWMVRGNQDAPAEWLEAAAPKPVEGCDLVARAGCFSAEHVDKGSALLLHCLPEGLAGRGADLGAGWGYLSAEILRRFPDITAIDLFEAEALALEDARTNLAGDERAAFHWLDVGAGLPKCEPYDWIVSNPPFHEGRKADPAIGQGFITAAWKAIRRRGKFVLVANRNLPYEAELRRRFREVTLLREADGFKVYLASNRHDK from the coding sequence ATGACCGATTCCAAGATCATCGACGCCTTAGTGCTGCCCTTCGAGCGTGACCTGCTGGACCTGCCGGAGCGCGCCTTCCTGATGCGCGCCGAGCCGCACGAGGCCTTGGCCGGCGAGTGGCGGCGGCGTCTGGTCTGCGAGCAGGGCTTCAAGCCCGCCTTTGATCGTCTGGTCCAGGCCGGATTCCAGACCGTGGCGCGGCTGGAAGGCCGGTTTCCCGCCGGGCTGGTGCTGCTGACCAAGCACAAGGCCGAGAACCGGGCCAACATTGCGCGGGCCTGGGACTTGCTCGAGCCCGGCGGCGTGCTGGTCTGCTGCGGCGCCAACGCCCTGGGCGCGGCCAGCCACGAGCGCGAGGCGGAAAAGGTGTTCGGTCTGGCCGGATCGCTGTCCAAGCATCAGGCCCGCACCTTCTGGATGGTGCGCGGCAACCAGGATGCGCCGGCCGAATGGTTGGAGGCGGCCGCGCCGAAGCCGGTGGAGGGCTGCGACCTCGTCGCCCGCGCCGGCTGCTTCAGCGCAGAGCATGTGGACAAGGGTTCGGCCCTGCTGCTCCATTGCCTGCCCGAAGGCTTGGCCGGAAGGGGGGCCGATCTGGGGGCGGGGTGGGGATACCTGTCCGCCGAGATCCTGCGCCGCTTCCCCGACATCACCGCCATCGACCTGTTCGAGGCGGAAGCCCTGGCGCTGGAGGACGCACGCACCAATCTGGCCGGGGACGAGCGGGCGGCGTTCCACTGGCTGGACGTGGGCGCCGGACTGCCCAAATGCGAGCCCTACGACTGGATCGTCAGCAATCCGCCCTTCCACGAGGGGCGCAAGGCCGATCCCGCCATCGGCCAGGGCTTCATCACGGCGGCCTGGAAGGCCATCCGGCGGCGCGGCAAGTTCGTGCTGGTGGCCAACCGCAACCTGCCCTACGAGGCGGAACTGCGCCGCCGCTTCCGCGAGGTGACCCTGCTGCGGGAAGCCGACGGCTTCAAGGTCTATCTGGCCAGCAACCGCCATGACAAGTAG
- a CDS encoding TIGR00645 family protein, with amino-acid sequence MEHFLEKLIFRSRWIMAPFYLGLVVSLVMLLVKFCQELIHLVPHVLEMNENQTILMVLSLIDMSLAGNLLLMVIFAGYENFVSKIDTGDHEDRPDWMGKVDFGGLKLKLIASIVAISGIHLLKAFMNVESQNKENLAWMVGIHMAFVVSGVLLALMDRIVEGPGHGKH; translated from the coding sequence ATGGAACATTTTCTCGAGAAGCTGATCTTCCGCAGCCGCTGGATCATGGCCCCGTTCTATCTGGGCCTCGTGGTCTCTCTGGTGATGCTGTTGGTCAAATTCTGCCAGGAACTGATCCATCTGGTGCCCCATGTGCTGGAGATGAACGAGAATCAGACCATCCTGATGGTGCTGTCGCTGATCGACATGTCCCTGGCGGGCAACCTGCTGCTGATGGTGATCTTCGCCGGTTACGAAAACTTCGTCTCCAAGATCGATACCGGCGACCACGAGGACCGGCCCGACTGGATGGGCAAGGTGGATTTCGGCGGATTGAAGCTGAAGCTGATCGCCTCCATCGTCGCCATCTCGGGCATCCATCTGCTCAAAGCCTTCATGAACGTCGAGAGCCAGAACAAGGAGAACCTGGCCTGGATGGTCGGCATCCACATGGCCTTCGTGGTCTCGGGCGTCTTGCTGGCCCTCATGGACCGCATCGTTGAAGGCCCCGGGCACGGAAAACATTAA
- a CDS encoding cereblon family protein encodes MPRDAPSYDIRAASWEKDIEYFCARCGAPVTKGRWEMAMNGGFEHVFFNPAGMVFRVLCFKEAPGAIALGAASGQFTWFRGYLWRLSACRACDLHLGWRYEGSDEPRIFFGLIKDSLTTQAPGRSRPE; translated from the coding sequence ATGCCCCGCGACGCGCCCTCTTATGACATTCGGGCCGCGTCCTGGGAGAAGGACATCGAGTATTTCTGCGCCCGCTGCGGCGCGCCGGTGACCAAGGGTCGCTGGGAAATGGCCATGAACGGCGGGTTCGAGCACGTCTTCTTCAATCCCGCCGGCATGGTGTTCCGGGTTCTGTGCTTCAAGGAGGCGCCGGGCGCCATCGCCCTGGGGGCCGCCAGCGGCCAGTTCACCTGGTTCCGGGGCTATCTCTGGCGTTTGAGCGCCTGCCGCGCCTGCGACCTGCACCTGGGCTGGCGCTACGAAGGCTCGGACGAGCCCCGCATCTTCTTCGGCCTGATCAAGGACAGCCTTACGACCCAAGCACCTGGGCGATCTCGCCCGGAGTAA
- a CDS encoding ferredoxin, translating into MSHYPNKYHAFICTQRRPDGHPRGCCTSKGGGQPLFQRLAEKVTEMNLWEKGVSVASSSCLGFCKFGPLMVVYPQGIWYKAETVEDIDEIVSSHFANDKPVERLIVTPSKA; encoded by the coding sequence GTGTCCCATTACCCCAACAAGTACCACGCCTTCATCTGCACCCAGCGCCGCCCCGACGGGCATCCGCGCGGCTGCTGCACCAGCAAGGGCGGCGGTCAGCCCCTTTTCCAGCGCCTGGCGGAGAAGGTGACCGAGATGAACCTGTGGGAAAAGGGCGTCAGCGTCGCCTCGTCCAGCTGCCTGGGCTTTTGCAAGTTCGGCCCCCTGATGGTGGTCTACCCCCAGGGCATCTGGTACAAGGCCGAGACGGTGGAAGACATCGACGAGATCGTCTCGTCGCATTTCGCCAACGACAAGCCGGTCGAGCGCCTGATCGTCACGCCGTCGAAAGCGTAG
- a CDS encoding alanine--glyoxylate aminotransferase family protein, with amino-acid sequence MKYPTPPTVIPLDNILPDEPLLMMGAGPVPIPPKVAMANSLIINHLGDTMNAVIEQVKTMGRYVFQTDSPHVMGVAGPASAAMEMAIANLVEPGTKVLSICNGLFSRRLAEMAERVGGDVTRLDAPDKRAIAAEDVEKALKTGKFQILTVVQGETSNTVWNRDLIEICRLGKQYGCLNIVDAVCTLSTMPMEMDEWRVDAIITGGQKGLSSIPGVSLIAFSEEAFARIEKRNSPMAHWCLDARLAHQFWHNHSYHYTAPVSGILALHEALRLIGDETLPGRFRRHSQCSKALQNGVEAMGLKLLIEEGSRLNSVVGIELPAHVSADQVRHIMSQVHKVEISGAFGLPIVRIGQMGEQSRAPNLFRTLHALGSAMRAAGGKVDMPGGMAELERSLASEVRA; translated from the coding sequence ATGAAATACCCTACGCCCCCCACCGTCATTCCCCTGGACAACATCCTCCCCGACGAGCCCCTGCTGATGATGGGCGCCGGCCCCGTGCCGATTCCGCCCAAGGTGGCCATGGCCAACTCACTGATCATCAACCACCTGGGCGACACCATGAACGCGGTGATCGAACAGGTGAAGACCATGGGCCGCTACGTCTTCCAGACCGATTCGCCCCATGTGATGGGCGTGGCCGGTCCGGCCTCGGCCGCCATGGAGATGGCCATCGCCAATCTGGTGGAGCCGGGCACCAAGGTCCTGTCCATCTGCAACGGCCTGTTTTCCCGCCGTCTGGCCGAGATGGCCGAGCGGGTGGGGGGCGACGTCACCCGTCTTGACGCCCCCGACAAGCGCGCCATCGCCGCCGAGGATGTGGAAAAGGCCCTGAAGACCGGCAAGTTCCAGATTCTGACCGTGGTGCAGGGCGAGACCTCCAACACGGTGTGGAACCGTGACCTCATCGAGATCTGCCGCCTGGGCAAGCAGTATGGCTGCCTCAACATCGTTGACGCCGTCTGCACGCTGTCCACCATGCCCATGGAAATGGATGAGTGGCGGGTGGACGCCATTATCACCGGCGGCCAGAAGGGCCTGTCCTCCATCCCCGGCGTGTCGCTGATCGCCTTCTCGGAAGAGGCCTTTGCCCGCATCGAGAAGCGCAACAGCCCCATGGCCCATTGGTGCCTGGACGCCCGTCTGGCGCATCAGTTCTGGCACAACCACTCCTACCACTACACCGCTCCGGTGTCGGGCATCCTGGCGCTGCACGAGGCGCTGCGCCTGATCGGCGACGAGACCCTGCCGGGCCGCTTCCGCCGCCATTCCCAGTGCTCCAAGGCGCTGCAGAACGGTGTCGAGGCCATGGGCCTCAAACTGCTGATCGAGGAGGGCTCGCGCCTCAACTCGGTGGTCGGCATCGAACTGCCTGCCCATGTGTCGGCCGATCAGGTCCGCCACATCATGAGCCAGGTCCACAAGGTGGAAATCTCCGGCGCCTTCGGCCTGCCCATCGTCCGCATCGGCCAGATGGGCGAGCAGTCCCGCGCCCCCAACCTGTTCCGCACCCTGCACGCGCTGGGCTCGGCCATGCGCGCCGCCGGCGGCAAGGTCGACATGCCCGGCGGCATGGCCGAACTGGAGCGCAGCCTGGCGTCCGAGGTGAGGGCGTAG
- the trmFO gene encoding methylenetetrahydrofolate--tRNA-(uracil(54)-C(5))-methyltransferase (FADH(2)-oxidizing) TrmFO — protein MTRTVHVIGGGLAGSEAAWQLAQADIPVILHEMRPVRTTPAHQTDGLAELVCSNSLRSDDADYNAVGLLHEEMRRAGSLILREADAHKVPAGGALAVDRDGFSQGVQAALSSHPRITIVREEVAGLPPEEWEQVVVATGPLTSPAMAEALRGVTGEDSLAFFDAIAPIVTKDSIDFTKAWFQSRYDKGTGSDYINCPLDKEQYYAFIDALITGEKVAFHEWEKDTPYFEGCLPIEVMAERGKDTLAYGPMKPVGLTNPNGPKPFAVVQLRQDNALGTLYNLVGFQTKLRHGEQARIFRAIPGLENAEFARLGGLHRNTFVNGPRVLDKTLRLKAQPRLRLAGQVTGCEGYVESSAIGLLAGLFAAAEAQGREMLRPPATTALGALLAHVTGGADAETYQPMNINFGLFPPPPERDEKGRRVKGRDRKKLYAERARQALTPWLGALGK, from the coding sequence ATGACCCGCACCGTTCACGTGATCGGCGGCGGGCTTGCCGGGTCGGAAGCCGCCTGGCAGCTCGCTCAGGCCGACATCCCCGTCATCCTCCACGAAATGCGCCCGGTGCGCACCACGCCTGCCCATCAGACCGATGGCCTGGCCGAGCTGGTGTGCTCCAACTCGTTGCGCTCGGACGATGCCGATTACAACGCCGTCGGCCTGCTGCACGAAGAGATGCGCCGGGCCGGCTCGCTGATCCTGCGCGAAGCCGACGCCCACAAGGTGCCGGCGGGCGGAGCCCTGGCGGTGGACCGCGACGGCTTTTCCCAGGGCGTCCAGGCGGCGCTGTCCTCCCATCCCCGCATCACCATTGTCCGCGAGGAAGTGGCCGGCTTGCCGCCCGAGGAATGGGAACAGGTGGTCGTCGCCACCGGCCCGCTGACCTCGCCCGCCATGGCCGAGGCGCTCCGGGGCGTGACGGGAGAGGACTCGCTGGCCTTCTTCGACGCCATCGCCCCCATCGTCACCAAGGACAGCATCGATTTCACCAAGGCATGGTTCCAGTCGCGCTACGACAAGGGCACCGGCTCGGACTACATCAACTGCCCGCTGGACAAGGAGCAGTACTACGCCTTCATCGACGCCCTGATCACCGGCGAGAAGGTGGCGTTCCACGAGTGGGAGAAGGACACGCCTTATTTCGAGGGCTGCCTGCCCATCGAGGTGATGGCCGAGCGGGGCAAGGACACCCTGGCCTACGGCCCCATGAAACCGGTGGGCCTGACCAATCCCAATGGGCCGAAGCCCTTCGCCGTGGTGCAGCTGCGCCAGGACAACGCGCTCGGCACGCTCTACAATCTGGTGGGCTTCCAGACCAAACTGCGCCATGGCGAGCAGGCCCGCATCTTCCGCGCCATTCCCGGCCTGGAGAATGCCGAGTTCGCCCGCCTGGGCGGCCTGCACCGCAACACCTTCGTCAACGGCCCCAGGGTTCTGGACAAGACACTGCGGCTGAAGGCCCAGCCCCGGCTGCGTCTGGCCGGACAGGTCACCGGGTGCGAGGGCTATGTGGAAAGCTCGGCCATCGGCTTGCTCGCCGGCCTGTTCGCGGCGGCTGAAGCCCAAGGCCGCGAGATGCTCCGCCCGCCGGCCACCACCGCGCTGGGCGCCCTGCTCGCCCACGTCACCGGCGGCGCCGACGCCGAGACCTACCAGCCCATGAACATCAATTTCGGCCTGTTCCCCCCGCCGCCCGAGCGCGACGAGAAGGGCCGCCGGGTCAAGGGCCGCGACCGCAAGAAGCTCTACGCCGAGCGGGCGCGACAGGCGCTGACGCCCTGGTTGGGGGCGTTGGGGAAGTAA